CTGCTCCCTACCAATACGTGTAGAGTAGAACTTCTCCGATGATGAGTTGCGCGACGAGTATACCTATGACCCAATAGAAATCTGATATTGGACGCGCCGTGAGATGTTTCGCGACAGGGATAACGAAGAACGGCACCATGAAAATCCATATCCGCTCAACTTCCATTGTAAATAGCGTCGAAAATGTGAAAAAGAGGAGGGTGATTAAGAAACCGATGATGAACGTGTCTAATTTTTCATGACGAAATATCCAAGCGAGACGCGATTCATCACTCGCCTGTTCAGCTGACGTGCTGTCCCGTTTCCACTGTTTCAGCGAAGATACAATCTCCCGGAGCCAGACCAGTGTTATCGGAAATCCGACACCGATCAGGAAGGCAAATAGGTTGGCAAAACTCAGATGGAAATAACGGCTGATGCTTTCATACCCCGTCCCCATGCCTGATTCATCCTTTTTGATAGCCGCCCAGAGTGCCTCAATCGGACGGAATCCGGTCAAGACAAAAAGCAATAGGTAAAATCCGATAAATCCTGAAGCCGCGAACAGCAAAACCTTCAGATACTGCCGGAACTGCTTCCGCTCCAATAAGGCAACAACACACAAAAATACACCGACAACAACCGTTGAATACGTCATGAACATTCCGAGTGCAAGCGAAAGCCCTGTTAGCAAACTATAAGGCCGGAATTCATGCCACTTCTGGTCGGGTATGGTTTCGCGTTCCTGCGCTTTATAAAAGAGGTAGATGCTTAAAATTGGGAAAACGCTGAAGGGACCGTCCATTGACGTACCGGTGAACATCACGAAGTTGGGGGTGACGAGGAATAGGAGAAGGGCATATCGGCCGACCTTTTCGCCGTAGAGGTACGCGCCGAGACGATAGATCGGTATCACTGTGAGC
This DNA window, taken from Candidatus Poribacteria bacterium, encodes the following:
- a CDS encoding glycosyltransferase family 39 protein; protein product: MKHLQQRIQTAIRLIPVQIGLLALFFCAYHIFLFYIMRETGLDLGAVGFNRHIVPLYAQPSFDLSLWILPALVVCIGFLYLCHRYLLSDTSERRLIWIAFACFLAIHISVAQIDGYREIERDGEKTRILTLLEPYTRTSLEYYGDVPRVDELGIRRFLKDYSKPELFDTLSGHTRTHPPGGVLFLWHVSGLFGYNLVSASLVSIIFTALTVIPIYRLGAYLYGEKVGRYALLLFLVTPNFVMFTGTSMDGPFSVFPILSIYLFYKAQERETIPDQKWHEFRPYSLLTGLSLALGMFMTYSTVVVGVFLCVVALLERKQFRQYLKVLLFAASGFIGFYLLLFVLTGFRPIEALWAAIKKDESGMGTGYESISRYFHLSFANLFAFLIGVGFPITLVWLREIVSSLKQWKRDSTSAEQASDESRLAWIFRHEKLDTFIIGFLITLLFFTFSTLFTMEVERIWIFMVPFFVIPVAKHLTARPISDFYWVIGILVAQLIIGEVLLYTYW